A window of the Kosakonia sp. BYX6 genome harbors these coding sequences:
- a CDS encoding prepilin peptidase: MRSGLLPDSFTCPLLWSGLVWHCTSHVEFLPQSVIGAVAGYAGFAFLYWSYRLLRGKEGLGYGDVKYLSALGAWHGWEQLPALVFVASLLACGAMSVNVLRRRSLQALKNPLPFGPFLAAAGLLIGYPALIPS; this comes from the coding sequence ATGCGCAGCGGTCTGCTGCCGGATAGTTTCACCTGCCCTCTTCTCTGGTCAGGTCTCGTTTGGCATTGCACTTCGCATGTTGAGTTTTTGCCGCAATCGGTAATAGGTGCGGTGGCGGGTTATGCGGGTTTCGCCTTTCTTTATTGGAGCTATCGGTTGCTACGCGGTAAAGAAGGTCTTGGCTATGGCGACGTGAAATATCTTTCTGCTCTGGGTGCCTGGCATGGTTGGGAGCAATTACCCGCATTGGTATTCGTTGCTTCGCTTCTCGCCTGTGGTGCGATGAGCGTTAATGTTCTTCGTCGCCGAAGTTTGCAGGCATTAAAAAACCCGCTGCCTTTTGGGCCATTTCTGGCGGCAGCGGGTTTACTGATCGGGTATCCGGCTTTGATACCGTCTTAA
- the rpsJ gene encoding 30S ribosomal protein S10, with protein MQNQRIRIRLKAFDHRLIDQSTAEIVETAKRTGAQVRGPIPLPTRKERFTVLISPHVNKDARDQYEIRTHKRLVDIVEPTEKTVDALMRLDLAAGVDVQISLG; from the coding sequence ATGCAGAACCAAAGAATCCGTATCCGCTTGAAAGCGTTTGATCATCGTCTGATCGATCAATCAACCGCCGAAATCGTCGAGACTGCTAAGCGCACTGGTGCGCAAGTACGTGGTCCGATCCCGCTGCCGACCCGCAAAGAGCGCTTTACCGTTCTGATCTCTCCGCACGTCAACAAAGATGCGCGTGATCAGTACGAAATCCGCACTCATAAGCGTCTGGTTGACATCGTTGAGCCAACCGAGAAAACCGTTGATGCTCTGATGCGTCTGGATCTGGCTGCCGGTGTAGACGTGCAGATCAGCCTGGGTTGA
- the rplC gene encoding 50S ribosomal protein L3, with amino-acid sequence MIGLVGKKVGMTRIFTEDGVSIPVTVIEVEANRVTQVKDLANDGYRAIQVTTGAKKANRVTKPEAGHFAKAGVEAGRGLWEFRLADGEEFTVGQDISVELFAEVKKVDVTGTSKGKGFAGTVKRWNFRTQDATHGNSLSHRVPGSIGQNQTPGKVFKGKKMAGQLGNERVTVQSLDVVRVDAERNLLLVKGAVPGATGSDLIVKPAVKA; translated from the coding sequence ATGATTGGTTTAGTCGGTAAAAAAGTGGGCATGACCCGCATCTTCACTGAAGATGGCGTATCTATCCCAGTAACCGTAATCGAAGTTGAAGCAAACCGCGTTACTCAGGTTAAAGATCTGGCTAACGATGGCTACCGTGCTATCCAGGTTACCACCGGTGCTAAAAAAGCTAACCGTGTAACCAAGCCGGAAGCTGGTCACTTCGCTAAAGCTGGCGTTGAAGCTGGCCGTGGTCTGTGGGAATTCCGTCTTGCTGACGGCGAAGAATTCACCGTAGGTCAGGACATTAGCGTTGAGCTGTTTGCTGAAGTTAAAAAAGTTGACGTAACTGGCACCTCTAAAGGTAAAGGTTTCGCAGGTACCGTTAAGCGCTGGAACTTCCGTACCCAGGACGCTACCCACGGTAACTCCCTGTCTCACCGCGTTCCGGGTTCTATCGGTCAGAACCAGACTCCGGGCAAAGTGTTCAAGGGCAAGAAAATGGCAGGTCAGCTGGGTAATGAGCGCGTAACCGTTCAGAGCCTGGACGTAGTACGTGTTGACGCTGAGCGCAACCTGCTGCTGGTTAAAGGTGCTGTCCCGGGTGCAACCGGTAGCGACCTGATCGTTAAACCAGCTGTGAAGGCGTGA
- the rplD gene encoding 50S ribosomal protein L4 produces MELVLKDAQSALTVSETTFGRDFNEALVHQVVVAYAAGARQGTRSQKTRAEVTGSGKKPWRQKGTGRARSGSIKSPIWRSGGVTFAARPQDHSQKVNKKMYRGALKSILSELVRQDRLIVVEQFSVEAPKTKLLAQKLKDMALEDVLIITGELDENLFLAARNLHKVDVRDATGIDPVSLIAFDKVVMTADAVKQVEEMLA; encoded by the coding sequence ATGGAATTAGTATTGAAAGACGCGCAGAGCGCGCTGACTGTTTCCGAAACTACCTTCGGTCGTGACTTCAACGAAGCGCTGGTACACCAGGTTGTTGTAGCTTATGCAGCTGGTGCTCGTCAGGGTACTCGTTCTCAGAAGACCCGTGCTGAAGTAACTGGTTCCGGTAAAAAACCGTGGCGCCAGAAAGGCACCGGCCGTGCTCGTTCTGGTTCTATCAAGAGCCCGATCTGGCGTTCTGGTGGTGTGACCTTCGCTGCGCGTCCGCAGGACCACAGTCAAAAAGTTAACAAAAAGATGTACCGCGGCGCGCTGAAAAGCATCCTGTCCGAACTGGTACGTCAGGATCGTCTGATCGTTGTCGAGCAGTTCTCTGTTGAAGCACCGAAAACCAAGCTGCTGGCTCAGAAACTGAAAGACATGGCTCTGGAAGATGTGCTGATCATCACCGGTGAGCTGGACGAGAACCTGTTCCTGGCCGCGCGCAACCTGCACAAGGTTGACGTTCGCGACGCGACTGGTATCGATCCGGTTAGCCTGATCGCCTTCGACAAAGTCGTAATGACTGCTGATGCTGTTAAGCAAGTTGAGGAGATGCTGGCATGA
- the rplW gene encoding 50S ribosomal protein L23 yields the protein MIREERLLKVLRAPHVSEKASTAMEKTNTIVLKVAKDATKAEIKAAVQKLFEVEVEVVNTLVVKGKVKRHGQRIGRRSDWKKAYVTLKEGQNLDFVGGAE from the coding sequence ATGATTCGTGAAGAACGTCTGCTGAAGGTGCTGCGTGCACCGCACGTTTCTGAAAAAGCGTCTACTGCGATGGAAAAAACCAATACCATCGTTCTCAAAGTTGCTAAAGACGCGACCAAAGCAGAAATCAAAGCTGCTGTGCAGAAACTGTTTGAAGTCGAAGTCGAAGTCGTTAACACCCTGGTAGTTAAAGGGAAAGTTAAACGTCACGGACAGCGTATCGGTCGTCGTAGCGACTGGAAAAAAGCTTACGTCACCCTGAAAGAAGGCCAGAATCTGGACTTCGTTGGCGGCGCTGAGTAA
- the rplB gene encoding 50S ribosomal protein L2: MAVVKCKPTSPGRRHVVKVVNPELHKGKPFAPLLEKNSKSGGRNNNGRITTRHIGGGHKQAYRIVDFKRNKDGIPAVVERLEYDPNRSANIALVLYKDGERRYILAPKGLKAGDQIQSGVDAAIKAGNTLPMRNIPVGSTVHNVEMKPGKGGQLARSAGTYVQIVARDGAYVTLRLRSGEMRKVEADCRATLGEVGNAEHMLRVLGKAGAARWRGIRPTVRGTAMNPVDHPHGGGEGRNFGKHPVTPWGVQTKGKKTRSNKRTDKFIVRRRSK; the protein is encoded by the coding sequence ATGGCAGTTGTTAAATGTAAACCGACATCTCCGGGTCGTCGCCACGTAGTTAAAGTGGTTAACCCTGAGCTGCACAAGGGCAAACCTTTTGCTCCGTTGCTGGAAAAAAACAGCAAATCCGGTGGTCGTAACAACAATGGCCGTATCACCACTCGTCATATCGGTGGTGGCCACAAGCAGGCATACCGTATTGTTGACTTCAAACGCAACAAAGATGGTATTCCGGCAGTTGTTGAACGTCTTGAGTACGATCCGAACCGTTCCGCGAACATCGCGCTGGTTCTGTACAAAGACGGCGAACGCCGTTACATCCTGGCCCCTAAAGGCCTGAAAGCTGGCGACCAGATTCAGTCTGGCGTTGATGCTGCAATCAAAGCAGGCAACACCCTGCCGATGCGCAATATCCCGGTTGGTTCTACCGTTCATAACGTAGAAATGAAACCAGGTAAAGGCGGTCAGCTGGCTCGTTCCGCTGGTACTTACGTTCAGATCGTTGCTCGTGACGGTGCTTATGTCACCCTGCGTCTGCGTTCTGGTGAAATGCGTAAAGTCGAAGCAGACTGCCGCGCTACTCTGGGCGAAGTTGGCAATGCTGAGCATATGCTGCGCGTTCTGGGTAAAGCAGGTGCTGCACGCTGGCGTGGTATTCGTCCTACCGTTCGCGGTACTGCGATGAACCCAGTAGACCACCCACACGGTGGTGGTGAAGGTCGTAACTTTGGTAAGCACCCGGTAACTCCGTGGGGCGTTCAGACCAAAGGTAAGAAGACCCGCAGCAACAAGCGTACTGATAAATTCATCGTACGTCGCCGTAGCAAATAA
- the rpsS gene encoding 30S ribosomal protein S19 → MPRSLKKGPFIDLHLLKKVEKAVESGDKKPLRTWSRRSTIFPNMIGLTIAVHNGRQHVPVFVSDEMVGHKLGEFAPTRTYRGHAADKKAKKK, encoded by the coding sequence ATGCCACGTTCTCTCAAGAAAGGTCCTTTTATTGACCTGCACTTGCTGAAGAAGGTAGAGAAAGCGGTGGAAAGCGGAGACAAGAAGCCCCTGCGCACTTGGTCCCGTCGTTCAACGATCTTTCCTAACATGATCGGTTTGACCATCGCTGTCCATAATGGTCGTCAGCACGTTCCGGTATTTGTTTCCGACGAAATGGTCGGTCACAAACTGGGTGAATTCGCACCGACTCGTACTTATCGCGGCCATGCTGCTGATAAAAAAGCGAAGAAGAAATAA
- the rplV gene encoding 50S ribosomal protein L22, giving the protein METLAQHRHARSSAQKVRLVADLIRGKKVSQALDILTYTNKKAAVLVKKVLESAIANAEHNDGADIDDLKVAKIFVDEGPSMKRIMPRAKGRADRILKRTSHITVVVSDR; this is encoded by the coding sequence ATGGAAACTTTAGCTCAACATCGCCATGCTCGTTCTTCTGCTCAGAAGGTTCGCCTTGTTGCTGACCTGATTCGCGGTAAGAAAGTGTCGCAGGCCCTGGATATTCTGACCTACACCAATAAGAAAGCGGCTGTACTGGTCAAGAAAGTTCTGGAATCTGCCATTGCTAACGCTGAACACAACGATGGCGCTGACATTGACGATCTGAAAGTTGCGAAAATTTTCGTAGACGAAGGCCCGAGCATGAAGCGCATTATGCCGCGTGCGAAAGGTCGTGCAGATCGCATCCTGAAGCGCACCAGCCACATTACTGTGGTTGTGTCCGATCGCTGA
- the rpsC gene encoding 30S ribosomal protein S3, whose amino-acid sequence MGQKVHPNGIRLGIVKPWNSTWFANTKEFADNLDSDFKVRQYLTKELAKASVSRIVIERPAKSIRVTIHTARPGIVIGKKGEDVEKLRKVVADIAGVPAQINIAEVRKPELDAKLVADSITSQLERRVMFRRAMKRAVQNAMRLGAKGIKVEVSGRLGGAEIARTEWYREGRVPLHTLRADIDYNTSEAHTTYGVIGVKVWIFKGEILGGMAAVEQPEKPAAQPKKQQRKGRK is encoded by the coding sequence ATGGGTCAGAAAGTACATCCTAATGGTATTCGCCTGGGTATTGTAAAACCATGGAACTCTACTTGGTTTGCGAACACCAAAGAATTCGCTGACAACCTGGACAGCGACTTTAAAGTACGTCAGTACCTGACTAAGGAACTGGCTAAAGCGTCTGTATCTCGTATCGTTATCGAGCGTCCGGCTAAAAGCATTCGTGTAACCATTCACACTGCTCGCCCGGGTATCGTTATCGGTAAGAAAGGTGAAGACGTTGAAAAACTGCGCAAGGTCGTAGCGGATATCGCTGGCGTTCCTGCACAGATCAATATCGCCGAAGTTCGTAAACCTGAACTGGACGCAAAACTGGTTGCTGACAGCATCACTTCTCAGCTGGAACGTCGTGTTATGTTCCGTCGTGCTATGAAGCGTGCTGTACAGAACGCCATGCGTCTGGGCGCTAAAGGTATCAAAGTTGAAGTTAGCGGCCGTCTGGGCGGCGCTGAGATCGCACGTACCGAATGGTACCGTGAAGGTCGCGTTCCGCTGCACACTCTGCGCGCTGACATTGACTACAACACCTCCGAAGCGCACACCACTTACGGTGTAATCGGCGTAAAAGTGTGGATCTTCAAAGGTGAGATCCTTGGTGGTATGGCTGCAGTTGAACAACCGGAAAAACCGGCTGCTCAACCTAAAAAGCAGCAGCGTAAAGGCCGTAAATAA
- the rplP gene encoding 50S ribosomal protein L16, protein MLQPKRTKFRKVHKGRNRGLAQGTDVSFGTYGLKAVGRGRLTARQIEAARRAMTRAVKRQGKIWIRVFPDKPITEKPLEVRMGKGKGNVEYWVALIQPGKVLYEMDGVPEELAREAFELAAAKLPIKTTFVTKTVM, encoded by the coding sequence ATGTTACAACCAAAGCGTACAAAATTCCGTAAAGTGCACAAAGGCCGCAACCGTGGTCTCGCGCAGGGCACGGATGTGAGCTTCGGCACTTACGGTCTGAAAGCTGTTGGCCGTGGTCGTCTGACCGCTCGTCAGATCGAAGCAGCACGTCGTGCTATGACTCGTGCTGTTAAGCGTCAGGGTAAGATCTGGATCCGTGTATTCCCGGACAAACCGATCACCGAGAAGCCGCTGGAAGTTCGTATGGGTAAAGGTAAAGGTAACGTGGAGTATTGGGTTGCCTTGATTCAACCGGGTAAAGTCCTGTATGAAATGGACGGTGTTCCGGAAGAGCTGGCCCGTGAAGCCTTCGAGCTGGCAGCAGCAAAACTGCCGATTAAAACCACCTTTGTAACTAAGACGGTGATGTAA
- the rpmC gene encoding 50S ribosomal protein L29 — protein MKAKELREKSVEELNTELLNLLREQFNLRMQAASGQLQQTHLLKQVRRDVARVKTLLTEKAGA, from the coding sequence ATGAAAGCAAAAGAGCTGCGTGAAAAGAGCGTTGAAGAGCTGAACACCGAGCTGCTTAACCTGCTGCGCGAGCAGTTCAACCTGCGTATGCAGGCTGCAAGTGGCCAGCTGCAACAGACTCACCTGTTGAAGCAAGTGCGTCGTGATGTCGCACGAGTTAAGACTTTACTGACTGAGAAGGCGGGTGCGTAA
- the rpsQ gene encoding 30S ribosomal protein S17, whose amino-acid sequence MTDKIRTLQGRVVSDKMEKSIVVAIERFVKHPIYGKFIKRTTKLHVHDENNECGTGDVVEIRECRPLSKTKSWTLVRVVEKAVL is encoded by the coding sequence ATGACCGATAAAATCCGTACTCTGCAAGGTCGTGTTGTTAGCGACAAGATGGAGAAATCCATTGTTGTAGCTATCGAACGTTTCGTGAAACACCCGATCTACGGTAAATTCATCAAACGTACGACTAAACTGCACGTACATGACGAGAACAACGAATGCGGTACTGGTGACGTGGTTGAAATCCGCGAATGCCGTCCGCTGTCCAAGACCAAGTCCTGGACGCTGGTTCGCGTTGTAGAGAAAGCGGTTCTGTAA
- the rplN gene encoding 50S ribosomal protein L14: protein MIQEQTMLNVADNSGARRVMCIKVLGGSHRRYAGVGDIIKITIKEAIPRGKVKKGDVLKAVVVRTKKGVRRPDGSVVRFDGNACVLLNNNSEQPIGTRIFGPVTRELRSEKFMKIISLAPEVL, encoded by the coding sequence ATGATCCAAGAACAGACTATGCTGAACGTCGCCGACAACTCCGGTGCACGTCGCGTAATGTGTATCAAGGTTCTGGGTGGCTCGCACCGTCGCTACGCAGGCGTAGGCGACATCATCAAGATCACCATCAAAGAAGCAATTCCGCGTGGTAAGGTCAAAAAAGGTGATGTGCTGAAGGCGGTAGTGGTGCGCACCAAGAAGGGTGTTCGTCGCCCTGACGGTTCTGTCGTTCGCTTCGATGGCAATGCTTGTGTTCTTTTGAACAACAACAGCGAGCAGCCAATCGGTACGCGTATTTTTGGGCCGGTTACTCGTGAACTTCGTTCTGAGAAGTTTATGAAAATCATCTCTCTGGCACCAGAAGTACTCTAA
- the rplX gene encoding 50S ribosomal protein L24, which yields MAAKIRRDDEVIVLTGKDKGKRGKVKNVLSSGKIIVEGINLVKKHQKPVPALNQPGGIVEKEAAIQVSNVAIFNAATGKADRVGFRFEDGKKVRFFKSNSETIK from the coding sequence ATGGCAGCTAAAATCCGTCGTGATGACGAAGTTATCGTGTTAACCGGTAAAGATAAAGGTAAGCGCGGTAAAGTAAAAAATGTCCTGTCTTCCGGCAAGATCATTGTTGAAGGTATCAACCTGGTTAAAAAACATCAGAAGCCGGTTCCGGCCCTGAACCAACCGGGTGGCATCGTTGAAAAAGAAGCTGCAATTCAGGTTTCTAACGTTGCGATCTTCAATGCGGCAACCGGCAAGGCCGACCGTGTAGGCTTTAGATTCGAAGACGGCAAAAAAGTCCGTTTCTTCAAGTCTAACAGCGAAACTATCAAGTAA
- the rplE gene encoding 50S ribosomal protein L5, with translation MAKLHDYYKDEVVKKLMTEFSYNSVMQVPRVEKITLNMGVGEAIADKKLLDNAAADLAAISGQKPLITKARKSVAGFKIRQGYPIGCKVTLRGERMWEFFERLITIAVPRIRDFRGLSAKSFDGRGNYSMGVREQIIFPEIDYDKVDRVRGLDITITTTAKSDEEGRALLAAFDFPFRK, from the coding sequence ATGGCGAAACTGCATGATTACTACAAAGACGAAGTAGTTAAGAAACTCATGACTGAGTTTAGCTACAATTCTGTCATGCAAGTCCCTCGGGTCGAGAAGATCACCCTGAATATGGGTGTTGGTGAAGCGATCGCTGACAAGAAACTGCTGGATAACGCAGCAGCTGACCTGGCAGCAATCTCCGGTCAAAAACCGTTGATCACCAAAGCGCGCAAATCTGTTGCGGGCTTCAAAATCCGTCAGGGCTATCCGATCGGCTGTAAAGTGACTCTGCGTGGCGAACGCATGTGGGAGTTCTTTGAGCGCCTGATCACTATTGCTGTACCTCGTATCCGTGACTTCCGTGGCTTGTCCGCTAAGTCTTTCGACGGTCGTGGTAACTACAGCATGGGTGTCCGTGAGCAGATTATCTTCCCAGAAATCGACTACGATAAGGTCGATCGCGTGCGTGGTTTGGATATTACCATTACCACTACTGCGAAATCTGACGAAGAAGGCCGTGCTCTGCTGGCTGCCTTTGACTTCCCGTTCCGCAAGTAA
- the rpsN gene encoding 30S ribosomal protein S14: MAKQSMKAREVKRVALAEKYFAKRAELKAIISDVNASDEDRWNAVLKLQSLPRDSSPSRQRNRCRQTGRPHGFLRKFGLSRIKVRESAMRGEIPGLKKASW; encoded by the coding sequence ATGGCTAAGCAATCTATGAAAGCACGCGAAGTTAAACGCGTAGCTTTAGCTGAAAAATACTTCGCGAAACGCGCTGAACTGAAAGCGATCATTTCTGATGTGAACGCTTCCGACGAAGATCGTTGGAACGCTGTTCTCAAGCTGCAGAGTCTGCCGCGTGATTCCAGCCCGTCTCGTCAGCGTAACCGCTGCCGTCAAACTGGTCGTCCGCATGGTTTCCTGCGGAAGTTCGGGTTGAGCCGTATCAAGGTCCGTGAATCCGCAATGCGCGGTGAAATCCCGGGTCTGAAAAAGGCTAGCTGGTAA
- the rpsH gene encoding 30S ribosomal protein S8, whose product MSMQDPIADMLTRIRNGQTANKAAVTMPSSRLKVAIANVLKEEGFIEDFKIEGDTKPELEVTLKYFQGKAVVESIQRISRPGLRIYKKKDELPKVMGGMGIAVVSTSKGVMTDRAARQAGLGGEIICYVA is encoded by the coding sequence ATGAGCATGCAAGATCCGATCGCGGATATGCTGACCCGTATCCGTAACGGTCAGACCGCGAACAAAGCTGCGGTCACCATGCCTTCCTCCAGGCTGAAAGTGGCAATTGCCAACGTGCTGAAGGAAGAAGGTTTTATTGAAGATTTCAAAATTGAAGGCGACACCAAGCCGGAACTGGAAGTAACTCTTAAGTACTTCCAGGGTAAAGCTGTGGTAGAAAGCATTCAGCGTATCAGCCGCCCAGGTCTGCGCATCTATAAGAAAAAAGATGAGCTGCCGAAAGTTATGGGTGGTATGGGTATCGCAGTTGTTTCTACCTCTAAAGGTGTTATGACTGATCGTGCAGCGCGCCAAGCTGGTCTTGGTGGCGAAATTATCTGCTACGTAGCCTAA
- the rplF gene encoding 50S ribosomal protein L6, translating to MSRVAKAPVVIPAGVDVKLNGQVITIKGKNGELTRTLNDAVEVNQADNALTFGPRDGYVDGWAQAGTARALLNSMVIGVTEGFTKKLQLVGVGYRAAVKGNVVNLALGFSHPVDHQLPAGITAECPTQTEIVLKGADKQLIGQVAADLRAYRRPEPYKGKGVRYADEVVRTKEAKKK from the coding sequence ATGTCTCGTGTTGCTAAAGCACCGGTCGTTATTCCTGCCGGCGTTGACGTTAAACTCAACGGTCAGGTTATCACGATCAAAGGTAAAAACGGCGAGCTGACTCGTACTCTCAACGATGCTGTTGAAGTTAACCAAGCAGACAATGCTCTGACTTTCGGTCCGCGTGATGGTTACGTAGACGGTTGGGCTCAGGCTGGTACCGCGCGTGCCCTGCTGAACTCAATGGTTATCGGTGTTACCGAAGGCTTCACTAAGAAGCTGCAGCTGGTTGGTGTAGGTTACCGCGCAGCGGTCAAAGGGAATGTAGTAAACCTGGCACTGGGTTTCTCTCATCCTGTTGACCATCAACTGCCGGCCGGTATCACTGCAGAATGCCCGACTCAGACTGAAATCGTACTGAAAGGTGCGGATAAACAGCTGATCGGTCAGGTTGCAGCAGATCTGCGCGCCTACCGTCGTCCTGAGCCTTATAAAGGCAAGGGTGTTCGTTACGCCGACGAAGTCGTGCGTACCAAAGAGGCTAAGAAGAAGTAA
- the rplR gene encoding 50S ribosomal protein L18 has product MDKKSARIRRATRARRKLKELGATRLVVHRTPRHIYAQVIASNGSEVLVAASTVEKAISEQLKYTGNKDAAAAVGKAVAERALEKGIKDVSFDRSGFQYHGRVQALADAAREAGLQF; this is encoded by the coding sequence ATGGATAAGAAATCTGCTCGTATCCGTCGTGCGACCCGCGCACGCCGCAAGCTCAAAGAGCTTGGTGCGACCCGCCTGGTGGTACATCGTACCCCGCGTCATATTTACGCCCAGGTAATCGCATCGAATGGTTCTGAAGTTCTGGTAGCTGCTTCTACTGTAGAAAAAGCTATCTCTGAACAACTGAAGTACACCGGTAACAAAGACGCGGCCGCAGCTGTAGGTAAAGCTGTTGCTGAACGCGCTCTGGAAAAAGGCATTAAAGATGTGTCCTTTGACCGTTCCGGGTTCCAATATCATGGTCGCGTCCAGGCACTGGCAGATGCTGCCCGTGAAGCTGGCCTTCAGTTCTAA
- the rpsE gene encoding 30S ribosomal protein S5: MAHIEKQAGELQEKLIAVNRVSKTVKGGRIFSFTALTVVGDGNGRVGFGYGKAREVPAAIQKAMEKARRNMINVALNHGTLQHPVKGTHTGSRVFMQPASEGTGIIAGGAMRAVLEVAGVHNVLAKAYGSTNPINVVRATIDGLENMKSPEMVAAKRGKSVEEILG; this comes from the coding sequence ATGGCTCACATCGAAAAACAAGCTGGCGAACTGCAGGAAAAGCTGATCGCGGTTAACCGCGTATCTAAAACCGTTAAAGGTGGTCGTATTTTCTCCTTCACAGCTCTGACTGTTGTTGGTGATGGTAATGGTCGCGTTGGTTTTGGTTACGGTAAAGCGCGTGAAGTTCCGGCAGCGATCCAGAAAGCGATGGAAAAAGCCCGTCGCAATATGATTAACGTCGCGCTGAACCACGGCACCCTGCAGCACCCGGTTAAGGGTACTCACACGGGTTCTCGTGTATTCATGCAGCCGGCTTCCGAAGGTACCGGTATTATTGCCGGTGGTGCAATGCGCGCCGTTCTGGAAGTCGCTGGGGTTCATAACGTTCTGGCTAAAGCATATGGTTCCACCAACCCGATCAACGTGGTTCGTGCAACTATTGATGGCCTGGAAAATATGAAGTCTCCAGAAATGGTCGCTGCCAAGCGTGGTAAATCCGTTGAAGAAATTCTGGGGTAA
- the rpmD gene encoding 50S ribosomal protein L30, translating into MAKTIKITQTRSAIGRLPKHKATLLGLGLRRIGHTVEREDTPAIRGMVNAVSFMVKVEE; encoded by the coding sequence ATGGCAAAGACTATTAAAATCACTCAAACCCGCAGTGCAATCGGTCGTCTGCCGAAACACAAGGCAACGCTGCTTGGCCTGGGTCTGCGTCGTATTGGTCATACTGTTGAACGTGAGGATACTCCTGCGATTCGCGGTATGGTCAACGCGGTTTCCTTCATGGTTAAAGTTGAGGAGTAA
- the rplO gene encoding 50S ribosomal protein L15, whose translation MRLNTLSPAEGSKKAGKRLGRGIGSGLGKTGGRGHKGQKSRSGGGVRRGFEGGQMPLYRRLPKFGFTSRKSMITAEIRLSDLAKVEGDVVDLNTLKAANIIGIQIEFAKVILAGEVARPVTVRGLRVSKGARAAIEAAGGKIEE comes from the coding sequence ATGCGTTTAAATACTCTGTCTCCGGCCGAAGGCTCTAAAAAGGCGGGTAAACGCCTGGGTCGTGGTATCGGTTCTGGCCTCGGTAAAACCGGTGGTCGTGGTCACAAAGGTCAGAAGTCTCGTTCTGGCGGTGGCGTACGTCGCGGTTTCGAAGGTGGTCAGATGCCTCTGTACCGTCGTCTGCCGAAATTCGGTTTCACTTCGCGTAAGTCAATGATTACGGCAGAAATTCGTCTGTCCGATCTGGCTAAAGTAGAAGGCGACGTAGTAGACCTGAACACGCTGAAAGCGGCTAACATTATCGGCATCCAGATCGAGTTCGCGAAAGTGATCCTGGCTGGTGAAGTAGCTCGTCCGGTAACTGTTCGTGGCCTTCGTGTGTCTAAAGGCGCTCGTGCTGCTATCGAAGCTGCTGGCGGTAAAATTGAGGAATAA